AGTCAGGCTGCGTAGTGAATATGAGCTGCTCTGGCTGCGTATTTTAACGAGCGGATTGGAGAGGGGCGTATTTACGATAGAAAATACCAAGCTTGCCGTCCTGGCTTTGCTTCAAATGTGCACGGGTGTCGCTCATTGGTACTCGCCCGATGGCCCAAATTCATTGGAAGAAATCAGCTTGAATTTTTCCGATATGGCGCTTGCACTCGTTCAGGCAAAACGAAACGGTCAGCAACTGACTGTCTCCGATTTGGATCTACCTACACCCGCTCGTTTTTTTATGAAACCATGGCTAGGGGCTGCTGCATATGAACATTCTTGATGCCCGTGTCCGCTTGCCACAGCAGTTCCGTGAGGCACGCATAGGTGAAATGCGAAATGAGTACGTCGCTCAATATGATGCGGTGTTACAAGTAAGATCGACTATGGCAAAAACGCTCGACGATTTGATGCAAGAAATGAAAGAATCAGGAGTCGACCACGCCATTATGCATGCAGAATACGAGTTCGGCGAGGATGGGGATGCGCTGAATGAAGCATTGGCAAAAGTCATATCCGCTCACACCGAGCTCTTCTCAGGATTCGGTACGATTTCAATGGAGCATTTCAGACCGATGCGCGCTATCCAACAAGTGAGTCGCATCAGAGAGCTGGGCTTTCTGGGAGTAAACATCCAGCCTGCATTTTTTGAGATGCCAATCGATGATCGCAAGTTATATCCCGTATATGCAAAGGCTGCCGAGTTAGGCTTGGCAGTTGCCATTCATACGGGAATTAATTATTCAAGGATTCATCCCATCCGGAATGAACACCCGCTGCTGCTGGATCAAGTCGCCTGTGATTTTCCGGAATTAACATTGATCGCGTGTCATGGAGGGTGGCCCTGGGTGCCTGAAATGGTTGCCGTAGCGCGCAAGCACCCCAATATTCTGATGGATTTGGGCGGGCTTTCTCCAAGATATTTGGGGGTGCAAGGAGCAGGGTGGGAGATGATGTATAGGTTGGCAAACAACCTCTTGCAAGATCAAATCCTCTTTGCAACAGACTGGCCTGTATTTCCTCTGAAACGCGCCATTGCAGAATGGAAGGAATTAAGCATAAAGCCCGAGGTGCTTGAGAAGGTGCTCGGTTCGAATGCGAGAGCATTGTTTTCCAAAATAAAGGCGGAGGTAAAAAAGAATGATAACACGTAAGGCGGTGATAGAGTGTGAGATCCATCAAGAGATAGGCTGGATTCACCTGAATCGTCCGGAACGGTTAAATGCGGTGATTCCTCAATTGGTAGAGGAGCTGTATGGATCGCTCGATAAATTGGAACGGGAAGGAGTAAGGGCAGCAATACTGGCTGGCCGCGGGAATGCTTTTTGTGCAGGACATGATTTGCGTCATGAAGAAAAGCCTGAAAATGAGGCTGAGCTTCGTCTTAATTTACAGAAGATTCAGGATGTAACACGAAAGATCCAGCGTGTTCCTTTTCCTGTGATCGCTGCGGTCCACGGGTATGCATTAGGAGCAGGGTGTGAGTTTGCGCTCGGATGCGATTTGATCATCGCCGCTCAAGATGCCGAATTCGGCTTTCCGGAAGTGAGTGTGGGACTTAGTGTTACCGGAGGGATCTCGCATATCCTTCCCATCACGATCGGACTGGTCCGGGCGAAAGAATTGCTGTTTTCGGGCGAAAGGTTCGGGGCATCGCAAGCACTGCATCTAGGACTCATCAACAAGGTAGTGGATCATACAGTGTTAGCTGAAGAAGCTGACAAGTGGGCGAAACGGTTAGCTGAGCTCCCGCAAGTAGCACTGGCAAAAGCCAAATTTGCGCTAAATCGCGGGGCACAATGCGATCTGGAGGCAGCTTTTGAATTGGAGATCGAGCATGCGCTGGCAACCGTGCAAACGATCGAATCCAAGCAGGCGGCAGAAGAGTTCCGAAAAAAAGGATCAGTATAGAGAAGGAGGGCTGAAACCTTTTGG
The window above is part of the Brevibacillus brevis NBRC 100599 genome. Proteins encoded here:
- a CDS encoding amidohydrolase family protein — its product is MNILDARVRLPQQFREARIGEMRNEYVAQYDAVLQVRSTMAKTLDDLMQEMKESGVDHAIMHAEYEFGEDGDALNEALAKVISAHTELFSGFGTISMEHFRPMRAIQQVSRIRELGFLGVNIQPAFFEMPIDDRKLYPVYAKAAELGLAVAIHTGINYSRIHPIRNEHPLLLDQVACDFPELTLIACHGGWPWVPEMVAVARKHPNILMDLGGLSPRYLGVQGAGWEMMYRLANNLLQDQILFATDWPVFPLKRAIAEWKELSIKPEVLEKVLGSNARALFSKIKAEVKKNDNT
- a CDS encoding enoyl-CoA hydratase/isomerase family protein, translating into MITRKAVIECEIHQEIGWIHLNRPERLNAVIPQLVEELYGSLDKLEREGVRAAILAGRGNAFCAGHDLRHEEKPENEAELRLNLQKIQDVTRKIQRVPFPVIAAVHGYALGAGCEFALGCDLIIAAQDAEFGFPEVSVGLSVTGGISHILPITIGLVRAKELLFSGERFGASQALHLGLINKVVDHTVLAEEADKWAKRLAELPQVALAKAKFALNRGAQCDLEAAFELEIEHALATVQTIESKQAAEEFRKKGSV